In Macrotis lagotis isolate mMagLag1 chromosome 8, bilby.v1.9.chrom.fasta, whole genome shotgun sequence, a single genomic region encodes these proteins:
- the PLGRKT gene encoding plasminogen receptor (KT) isoform X1, whose translation MERQLTLQNEMRERQMAMQIASTREFLKYFGTFFGVAVIGLTVGAIKKKQPGFFVPVIPLSFILAYQYDMGYGTLLQRMKGEAENILDTENSKLQLPKGMITFETMEKSRKAQSKFFIEK comes from the exons aTGGAAAGGCAATTAACcttacaaaatgaaatgagagagaggcaGATGGCCATGCAGATTGCTTCGACAAGGGAATTCCTCAAATATTTTGGGACATTTTTTGGCGTTGCTGTCATTGGTCTCACAGTTGG agcaattaaaaaaaagcagccAGGCTTCTTTGTCCCTGTTATTCCATTAAGTTTTATCCTTGCTTATCAATATGATATGGGCTACGGAACCCTTCTTCAGAGGATGAAAG GTGAGGCAGAGAATATATTGGATACCGAGAATAGCAAGCTGCAGCTACCAAAAGGAATGATCACTTTTGAAACCATGGAAAAGTCCAGAAAAGCTCAGAGCAAATTcttcatagaaaaataa